One segment of Rosa chinensis cultivar Old Blush chromosome 6, RchiOBHm-V2, whole genome shotgun sequence DNA contains the following:
- the LOC121049959 gene encoding uncharacterized protein LOC121049959 produces MDKSWMHADRRSKKFELGVAEFLKLAESNANNKNKISCPCLKCSNTKGFSVGVIKDHIFWNGINESYKHWRWHGEPTTSAMNDNRVESETIDWEPGIGENDWGFGESEDEQISEDSNEFLKYVEDGDQPLYPGCTKTTKLNGLIQTFNLKAKHGMTDACYSDMLIMIGGLLPEGNQVPLSLYEAKKTLSALGMEYEKIHACPNDCILYRQQHADALICPNCGVSRWKLGRDKTVKEGIPAKVLWYFPPIPRFKRMYQSTNTAKNLTWHEYGRKKDGMMRHPADSPTWELLDKQYPEFSSDPRNLRLALSFDGFNPHSSLSSKYSCWPVILVTYNLPPWLCMKRKFMMLTLLISGPKQPGNDIDIYLQPLIDDLKVLWDGVEGVYDALRGDYFKLKAVLLWTINDFPAYGNLSGSIVKGYNACPICLDQTRPYRLKRGKKMAFMRHRRFLPRHHPYRKQAVAFDNTVEEDLPPLPLTGEEVFARVEGLNCVCGKKKRSPPAKGVEDQGKPCWKKKSVFFELEYWKYIPVRHNLDVMHIEKNCCDAIIGTLLNIPGKTKDGVAARFDMVEMGIRSGLNPEVGAKRDKLPLASWNLMLGEKKIVCDSFFEMTVPVRFSSNVRNLVSMEDLKLAGLKSHDCHTIMQILLPVALRSVLEKPVRYAIIRFCLFFKAICAKVIDVSKLEKMQADLVVTVCLLEKYFPPSFFDIMIHLTVHLVREVQLCGPVFFRWMYPFERYMKVFKGWVRCRTHPEGCIAESYIVEEAVEFCTERMLTDASTTGIPESSKPRARNASKPLSGATMISVYGKEMHQAHLCILQNTEDASPYFIEHLELLKLLNPRFSKNKKWLKDKQNQTFAVWLKERVSNELQFPDNNVSETMRWMSSGPNHVVPTFSGYQVNGVDFNTKERDNVRSVQNSGVFLVADAMQVSSAKDKNPKTNDMDFYGVIQQIWELDYYKFRVPLFKCDWVENVRGIKVDELGFTLVNLNRKGHLNDAFVLASHVKQIFYIEDPLDAQWSVVVRVPDRDYQGADSDEELEDIEVEQQPFEATMPSIETFDNIDGDQHSNYMRPGDEAIWVQNDCNERG; encoded by the exons ATGGATAAGtcatggatgcatgctgatagaaGGTCAAAGAAGTTTGAGCTAGGAGTAGCAGAGTTTCTCAAGTTGGCCGAGTCTAATGCCAATAACAAAAACAAGATTTCTTGTCCTTGCTTGAAATGTAGTAACACGAAGGGATTTTCTGTTGGAGTTATTAAGGATCATATATTTTGGAATGGTATTAATGAGAGTTATAAGCATTGGAGGTGGCATGGAGAACCTACTACATCTGCTATGAATGACAATAGAGTTGAATCTGAAACTATAGATTGGGAACCTGGGATAGGGGAGAATGATTGGGGCTTTGGAGAAAGTGAGGATGAGCAGATTTCCGAAGACTCTAATGAGTTTTTGAAGTATGTAGAGGATGGGGATCAACCTTTGTACCCAGGTTGTACGAAGACAACCAAGCTGAATGGTCTGATTCAGACCTTCAatttgaaagcaaagcatggaaTGACCGATGCTTGCTATTCAGATATGCTTATCATGATTGGGGGTCTGCTTCCTGAAGGGAATCAGGTTCCTTTGTCTTTGTATGAAGCGAAAAAGACACTTAGTGCTTTAGGGATGGAGTATGAAAAAATTCATGCATGTCCTAATGACTGCATCTTGTATAGACAGCAGCATGCAGATGCTCTTATCTGCCCCAACTGTGGTGTTTCAAGGTGGAAATTGGGTAGGGATAAAACTGTGAAAGAAGGGATACCAGCAAAGGTTTTATGGTACTTTCCACCAATCCCAAGGTTCAAACGAATGTATCAATCGACCAACACAGCTAAGAATCTTACTTGGCATGAGTATGGTAGAAAGAAAGATGGAATGATGCGACACCCAGCTGATTCTCCTACTTGGGAATTACTTGACAAACAATATCCAGAATTCAGTAGCGACCCTAGAAACCTCAGACTAGCCCTATCTTTTGATGGATTTAACCCGCATAGTTCTCTAAGCAGCAAGTATTCTTGTTGGCCAGTTATACTGGTCACATATAACCTTCCTCCATGGCTTTGTATGAAGAGGAAGTTTATGATGTTGACATTGTTAATATCGGGACCAAAGCAACCTGGTAACGATATCGACATCTACTTGCAGCCATTAATAGATGATCTGAAAGTATTGTGGGATGGGGTTGAGGGAGTATACGATGCACTAAGAGGGGACTACTTCAAATTGAAAGCGGTCCTGCTGTGGACTATTAATGACTTTCCCGCATACGGGAACTTGTCTGGTAGCATTGTTAAAGGATACAATGCTTGTCCAATTTGCCTTGACCAGACTCGACCTTATAGGTtaaaaagaggtaaaaaaatGGCATTCATGAGGCATCGCAGGTTCCTACCTAGACATCATCCGTATAGGAAACAGGCTGTTGCTTTTGACAACACCGTAGAGGAGGACCTACCTCCTCTACCATTAACCGGAGAGGAGGTGTTTGCTAGAGTAGAGGGTCTGAATTGTGTGTGTGGGAAAAAGAAACGCTCTCCTCCTGCCAAGGGTGTTGAAGACCAAGGCAAACCTTGCTGGAAAAAGAAGTCTGTCTTCTTTGAACTAGAGTATTGGAAATATATTCCGGTACGACATAATCTCGATGTCATGCACATCGAGAAGAACTGTTGTGATGCCATCATTGGTACGCTGCTGAACATTCCCGGGAAGACAAAGGATGGGGTTGCAGCGCGTTTTGACATGGTGGAGATGGGTATTAGGTCTGGTTTGAACCCAGAAGTTGGTGCCAAAAGGGATAAATTACCTCTAGCTAGTTGGAACTTGATGcttggtgaaaaaaaaatagtttgcgACTCTTTTTTTGAAATGACGGTTCCTGTTAGGTTTTCGTCAAATGTAAGGAATCTTGTCTCTATGGAGGATTTAAAACTTGCTGGTCTGAAATCGCATGACTGTCACACTATCATGCAGATTCTTCTTCCTGTTGCTTTACGTTCTGTTCTTGAGAAGCCGGTTAGGTATGCGATCATCCGCTTCTGCCTTTTCTTCAAGGCAATATGTGCTAAAGTGATCGATGTTTCGAAGCTGGAAAAAATGCAAGCAGACTTGGTTGTTACTGTTTGCTTATTGGAGAAGTACTTCCCGCCTTCATTTTTCGACATTATGATCCATCTAACTGTGCATCTCGTAAGAGAAGTTCAGCTTTGTGGTCCAGTATTTTTTCGGTGGATGTACCCCTTCGAGAGGTACATGAAAGTCTTTAAAGGGTGGGTTAGATGTCGAACGCATCCTGAGGGATGCATAGCAGAGTCATATATTGTCGAAGAGGCTGTTGAGTTTTGCACTGAACGTATGCTTACTGATGCTTCTACTACTGGAATCCCTGAAAGTTCCAAACCACGAGCCCGTAATGCATCCAAACCGCTATCAGGCGCTACCATGATTTCTGTCTATGGCAAGGAGATGCATCAAGCACATCTGTGTATATTGCAGAATACCGAGGATGCAAGTCCTTATTTCAT TGAACATCTGGAATTGTTGAAGCTTCTCAATCCAAGgttttccaaaaataaaaagtggCTGAAGGATAAACAAAACCAGACCTTTGCTGTCTGGTTAAAAGAGAGG GTTTCAAATGAACTGCAGTTTCCGGACAATAATGTTTCGGAAACAATGAGGTGGATGTCAAGTGGACCGAATCATGTAGTGCCGACCTTTAGTGGATACCAGGTTAATGGTGTTGATTTCAACACTAAGGAGCGGGACAATGTGCGATCAGTGCAAAACAGTGGGGTTTTTTTGGTGGCTGATGCAATGCAAGTTTCTAGTGCAAAGGATAAAAATCCCAAAACTAATGATATGGACTTCTATGGTGTCATACAACAAATATGGGAGCTGGACTACTACAAGTTTAGGGTACCGTTGTTTAAATGTGATTGGGTTGAGAATGTTAGGGGCATTAAAGTAGATGAACTAGGGTTCACATTGGTAAATCTGAATAGGAAAGGTCATCTTAATGATGCTTTTGTCTTAGCTAGCCATGTTAAGCAAATATTTTACATTGAGGATCCCCTCGATGCTCAATGGTCAGTGGTAGTAAGGGTGCCAGATAGAGACTATCAAGGGGCTGATTCGGATGAGGAGTTAGAAGATATTGAAGTAGAACAACAGCCATTTGAAGCAACAATGCCATCCATCGAGACTTTTGATAATATAGATGGTGATCAGCATAGCAATTATATGCGTCCTGGAGATGAAGCAATATGGGTGCAAAATGACTGCAATGAACGTGgctga
- the LOC112169528 gene encoding uncharacterized protein LOC112169528, protein MAPSASTSKVARSIALRIKAVQMKRSRKTVSEPPITSPNRKPATPKKAEARLTEANKATLPRRSPRKHKATQSSKDASARRSMPPPKAGNSKKAVAAKKSSSGHKSAKSKSSEDFDDDDDNITGGLRLLKRGMVTMNKITRRLIRGKKLKVNSNADGEPIGKAAKEMQSYIGVLARTKIPISINDWRNVPLDEKDKIWNSIQDAYVVPKEWKKLVITSAGHKWREFKSKLTNWYIIPYLDSPELLQFPPDDYRSIEVSEWNTFVADRTSQQFQVLREKQKKNRKENKYPHRMSRKGYANFQEELAEKIPIEELDRATMWIKARQDKSGNFKGPAVKKKVEKIESLKRKVFEGEINPEGTDDVLTLALGNPEYPGRVRGVGGFVKPSAYFHLPKRQMLNVEDSVRVSVKKILAEEKENIIAQERAKWELEMEQQIARERAAWEERFQKLEAMVNGKEMPADSPKPVTPLNDLGSGQGSCSRHLEKAGLKAIEIEAAKTAKKKLDLGEDQQKVVEENEVFVDGELNIKLTSIIEEEVRNDLTPKKNAVVEQVQVPVQSTNIVQSGCKLAIDSLDNIVAEGTIIQVDVDSSKQTIHGVPLAEENVRVSITKSIVANALLPIPINDEILFVRDAIGTCIAWPRDWVIPTAADAKQEKIKVVRRKKKDIYDDFFDHDDLDKLPPNLPPPLKTLATWANDNLKDGITIHTTLGEELFGYLKKVAIFRRDVYAMTNMKEVSAGCIVMYMSFLYQVLKKSKMLDMIGFVDPANTGIIGCGNPTERARSLSVSYERGKPGQIFLVPYNSGGHWMLTVANPTEEVVYFMDPLKRRLITGEWRTIVDNSIKIFNAQKHRKGRKTVQWKNCAGIPEQMGDKTCGYWIMHYMRDIVEDKNQEWSAKWERKANHYYTMENVDAVRAEWAKNS, encoded by the exons ATGGCTCCATCTGCAAGCACATCGAAAGTTGCTAGATCTATAGCCTTAAGGATAAAGGCGGTGCAGATGAAACGTAGTAGAAAAACCGTATCTGAACCACCTATTACTTCTCCAAATCGTAAACCTGCTACCCCCAAGAAAGCTGAAGCAAGACTGACAGAAGCCAACAAGGCTACCCTCCCTAGGAGAAGTCCGCGAAAACATAAAGCTACTCAGTCCAGCAAGGATGCGTCCGCCAGGAGAAGTATGCCACCGCCTAAAGCAGGAAATTCCAAGAAGGCTGTGGCAGCAAAGAAGTCATCGTCCGGTCATAAGTCTGCAAAGAGCAAGTCATCAGAGgattttgatgatgatgatgataacaTCACTGGTGGATTGAGGTTGCTTAAGCGAGGGATGGTAACCATGAATAAAATTACTAGGCGACTGATTCGAGGAAAGAAGCTAAAGGTGAATTCTAATGCTGATGGGGAGCCAATTGGGAAGGCAGCTAAGGAGATGCAGTCATACATTGGGGTGTTGGCACGCACCAAGATCCCAATATCTATAAATGATTGGAGAAATGTGCCTTTGGATGAAAAAGACAAGATTTGGAATAGTATTCAG GATGCTTATGTGGTGCCAAAAGAATGGAAGAAATTGGTGATTACATCAGCCGGCCATAAATGGAGAGAGTTCAAGAGCAAACTAACGAACTGGTACATTATTCCCTATCTGGATTCTCCTGAACTTTTACAGTTCCCTCCAGATGATTATCGATCCATTGAGGTATCTGAATGGAATACGTTCGTGGCTGATAGAACTTCACAACAATTTCAG GTACTCCgtgaaaagcagaaaaaaaataGGAAAGAGAATAAGTATCCTCATCGAATGTCACGGAAAGGATATGCTAACTTCCAAGAAGAACTG GCTGAAAAAATACCGATTGAAGAATTGGATCGTGCTACGATGTGGATAAAGGCCCGGCAAGACAAGAGCGGCAACTTCAAAGGGCCAGcagtgaagaagaaggtcgaAAAAATT GAAAGTTTGAAGAGGAAAGTGTTTGAAGGAGAAATCAACCCTGAAGGAACAGATGATGTTCTGACTTTGGCGTTGGGAAATCCTGAGTATCCTGGTAGGGTACGTGGTGTTGGTGGCTTCGTCAAGCCTTCGGCATATTTTCATCTACCTAAACGCCAAATGCTAAATGTAGAAGATAGTGTCAGGGTAAGTGTTAAGAAGATACTagcagaagagaaagaaaatatcattGCTCAGGAAAGAGCCAAATGGGAGTTGGAGATGGAGCAACAAATTGCTAGGGAAAGAGCCGCTTGGGAGGAAAGGTTTCAGAAGTTAGAAGCGATGGTTAATGGGAAAGAGATGCCAGCTGACTCACCCAAACCTGTGACACCGCTGAATGATTTAGGCTCTGGCCAAGGCAGCTGTTCAAGGCACCTTGAAAAGGCTGGTTTGAAAGCTATTGAAATTGAAGCTGCCAAAACTGCCAAGAAGAAGTTAGATTTAGGGGAGGACCAGCAGAAAGTAGTTGAGGAGAATGAAGTCTTTGTGGATGGGGAGCTGAACATCAAACTAACCTCGATTATTGAGGAGGAGGTTAGAAATGATTTAACTCCGAAAAAAAATGCAGTTGTGGAGCAAGTGCAAGTGCCT GTTCAGTCCACCAATATTGTCCAGTCAGGGTGTAAACTTGCGATAGATTCATTGGACAACATAGTGGCTGAAGGAACGATCATTCAAGTGGATGTTGACTCCAGCAAGCAAACTATCCATGGTGTTCCATTGGCTGAGGAAAATGTCCGAGTATCGATCACCAAATCTATTGTTGCTAATGCTTTGCTACCAATTCCTATTAATGATGAGATTCTATTTGTCCGCGATGCAATTGGTACATGCATTGCTTGGCCTAGAGACTGGGTTATACCCACTGCAGCTGATGCAAAG CAGGAAAAGATTAAGGTTGtgaggaggaaaaagaaggatATATATGATGATTTTTTTGATCATGATGATTTGGACAAGCTGCCACCCAATTTGCCTCCACCACTTAAGACGTTGGCCACATGGGCTAATGATAACTTGAAGGATGGGATCACCATCCACACAACCTTAGGCGAGGAATTATTTGGATATCTAAAAAAGGTCGCCATCTTCAGAAGGGATGTGTATGCCATGACCAACATGAAGGAGGTTTCTGCCGGCTGCATTGTGATGTATATGAG CTTTCTTTATCAAGTGTTGAAGAAATCGAAGATGCTTGACATGATTGGCTTCGTAGATCCTGCTAATACTGGTATCATTGGCTGTGGAAATCCGACTGAACGGGCTCGTTCTTTGTCAGTTTCTTATGAAAGAGGGAAGCCTGGTCAGATTTTTTTGGTCCCCTATAATTCAGG CGGTCATTGGATGTTGACGGTGGCAAACCCCACTGAAGAAGTTGTGTATTTCATGGATCCGCTAAAGAGGCGACTCATCACCGGTGAATGGAGAACTATTGTGGACAA CTCCATCAAAATATTCAATGCGCAAAAACATAGGAAAGGCCGAAAGACAGTTCAATGGAAAAACTGTGCA ggCATTCCGGAGCAGATGGGTGATAAGACTTGTGGTTATTGGATTATGCATTACATGAGGGATATAGTGGAGGACAAAAACCAAGAGTGGAGTGCTAAG TGGGAAAGAAAAGCAAATCACTATTACACAATGGAGAATGTTGATGCTGTCCGGGCAGAGTGGGCAAA gAATAGctaa